The following proteins are co-located in the Theropithecus gelada isolate Dixy chromosome 19, Tgel_1.0, whole genome shotgun sequence genome:
- the TECR gene encoding very-long-chain enoyl-CoA reductase isoform X2, translated as MILRETQAACGPPAIPHCSRVEILDAKTREKLCFLDKVEPHATIAEIKNLFTKTHPQWYPARQSLRLDPKGKSLKDEDVLQKLPVGTTATLYFRDLGAQISWVTVFLTEYAGPLFIYLLFYFRVPFIYGHKYDFTSSRHTVVHLACICHSFHYVKRLLETLFVHRFSHGTMPLRNIFKNCTYYWGFAAWMAYYINHPLYTPPTYGAQQVKLALAIFVICQLGNFSIHMALRDLRPAGSKTRKIPYPTKNPFTWLFLLVSCPNYTYEVGSWIGFAIMTQCLPVALFSLVGFTQMTIWAKGKHRSYLKEFRDYPPLRMPIIPFLL; from the exons GTGGAGATTCTGGATGCAAAGACAAGGGAGAAGCTGTGTTTCCTGGACAAG GTGGAGCCCCACGCCACCATTGCGGAGATCAAGAACCTCTTCACCAAGACCC ATCCGCAATGGTACCCCGCCCGCCAGTCCCTCCGCCTGGACCCCA AGGGCAAGTCCCTGAAGGATGAGGATGTTCTACAGAAGCTGCCCGTGGGCACCACGGCCACGCTCTACTTCCGGGACCTGGGGGCCCAGATCAGCTGGGTGACG GTCTTCCTAACAGAGTACGCGGGGCCCCTTTTTATCTACCTGCTCTTCTACTTCCGAGTGCCCTTCATCTATGGCCACAAATACGACTTCACGTCCAGTCGGCACACGGTGGTGCA CCTCGCCTGCATCTGCCACTCATTCCACTACGTCAAGCGTCTGCTGGAGACGCTCTTCGTGCACCGTTTCTCCCATGGCACCATGCCTTTGCGCAACATCTTCAAG AACTGCACCTACTACTGGGGCTTCGCCGCGTGGATGGCCTATTACATCAACCACCCTCTCTACACGCCGCCTA CCTACGGAGCTCAGCAGGTGAAACTGGCGCTCGCCATCTTTGTG ATCTGCCAGCTCGGCAACTTCTCCATCCACATGGCCCTGCGGGACCTGCGGCCCGCTG GGTCCAAGACCCGGAAGATCCCATACCCCACCAAGAACCCCTTCACGTGGCTCTTCCTGCTGGTGTCCTGCCCCAACTACACCTACGAG GTGGGGTCCTGGATCGGTTTCGCCATCATGACGCAGTGTCTCCCAG TGGCCCTGTTCTCCCTGGTGGGCTTCACCCAGATGACCATCTGGGCCAAGGGCAAGCACCGCAGCTACCTGAAGGAGTTCCGGGACTACCCGCCCCTGCGCATGCCCATCATCCCCTTCCTGCTCTGA
- the TECR gene encoding very-long-chain enoyl-CoA reductase isoform X3, with amino-acid sequence MKHYEVEILDAKTREKLCFLDKVEPHATIAEIKNLFTKTHPQWYPARQSLRLDPKGKSLKDEDVLQKLPVGTTATLYFRDLGAQISWVTVFLTEYAGPLFIYLLFYFRVPFIYGHKYDFTSSRHTVVHLACICHSFHYVKRLLETLFVHRFSHGTMPLRNIFKNCTYYWGFAAWMAYYINHPLYTPPTYGAQQVKLALAIFVICQLGNFSIHMALRDLRPAGSKTRKIPYPTKNPFTWLFLLVSCPNYTYEVGSWIGFAIMTQCLPVALFSLVGFTQMTIWAKGKHRSYLKEFRDYPPLRMPIIPFLL; translated from the exons GTGGAGATTCTGGATGCAAAGACAAGGGAGAAGCTGTGTTTCCTGGACAAG GTGGAGCCCCACGCCACCATTGCGGAGATCAAGAACCTCTTCACCAAGACCC ATCCGCAATGGTACCCCGCCCGCCAGTCCCTCCGCCTGGACCCCA AGGGCAAGTCCCTGAAGGATGAGGATGTTCTACAGAAGCTGCCCGTGGGCACCACGGCCACGCTCTACTTCCGGGACCTGGGGGCCCAGATCAGCTGGGTGACG GTCTTCCTAACAGAGTACGCGGGGCCCCTTTTTATCTACCTGCTCTTCTACTTCCGAGTGCCCTTCATCTATGGCCACAAATACGACTTCACGTCCAGTCGGCACACGGTGGTGCA CCTCGCCTGCATCTGCCACTCATTCCACTACGTCAAGCGTCTGCTGGAGACGCTCTTCGTGCACCGTTTCTCCCATGGCACCATGCCTTTGCGCAACATCTTCAAG AACTGCACCTACTACTGGGGCTTCGCCGCGTGGATGGCCTATTACATCAACCACCCTCTCTACACGCCGCCTA CCTACGGAGCTCAGCAGGTGAAACTGGCGCTCGCCATCTTTGTG ATCTGCCAGCTCGGCAACTTCTCCATCCACATGGCCCTGCGGGACCTGCGGCCCGCTG GGTCCAAGACCCGGAAGATCCCATACCCCACCAAGAACCCCTTCACGTGGCTCTTCCTGCTGGTGTCCTGCCCCAACTACACCTACGAG GTGGGGTCCTGGATCGGTTTCGCCATCATGACGCAGTGTCTCCCAG TGGCCCTGTTCTCCCTGGTGGGCTTCACCCAGATGACCATCTGGGCCAAGGGCAAGCACCGCAGCTACCTGAAGGAGTTCCGGGACTACCCGCCCCTGCGCATGCCCATCATCCCCTTCCTGCTCTGA
- the TECR gene encoding very-long-chain enoyl-CoA reductase isoform X1 has translation MKHYEVEILDAKTREKLCFLDKVEPHATIAEIKNLFTKTHPQWYPARQSLRLDPKGKSLKDEDVLQKLPVGTTATLYFRDLGAQISWVTVFLTEYAGPLFIYLLFYFRVPFIYGHKYDFTSSRHTVVHLACICHSFHYVKRLLETLFVHRFSHGTMPLRNIFKNCTYYWGFAAWMAYYINHPLYTPPTYGAQQVKLALAIFVICQLGNFSIHMALRDLRPAGECLLGAGGQLGWVRGSDFLLSCLPGSKTRKIPYPTKNPFTWLFLLVSCPNYTYEVGSWIGFAIMTQCLPGEPAALPRRGPAPPGLQPLLDARSFLQWPCSPWWASPR, from the exons GTGGAGATTCTGGATGCAAAGACAAGGGAGAAGCTGTGTTTCCTGGACAAG GTGGAGCCCCACGCCACCATTGCGGAGATCAAGAACCTCTTCACCAAGACCC ATCCGCAATGGTACCCCGCCCGCCAGTCCCTCCGCCTGGACCCCA AGGGCAAGTCCCTGAAGGATGAGGATGTTCTACAGAAGCTGCCCGTGGGCACCACGGCCACGCTCTACTTCCGGGACCTGGGGGCCCAGATCAGCTGGGTGACG GTCTTCCTAACAGAGTACGCGGGGCCCCTTTTTATCTACCTGCTCTTCTACTTCCGAGTGCCCTTCATCTATGGCCACAAATACGACTTCACGTCCAGTCGGCACACGGTGGTGCA CCTCGCCTGCATCTGCCACTCATTCCACTACGTCAAGCGTCTGCTGGAGACGCTCTTCGTGCACCGTTTCTCCCATGGCACCATGCCTTTGCGCAACATCTTCAAG AACTGCACCTACTACTGGGGCTTCGCCGCGTGGATGGCCTATTACATCAACCACCCTCTCTACACGCCGCCTA CCTACGGAGCTCAGCAGGTGAAACTGGCGCTCGCCATCTTTGTG ATCTGCCAGCTCGGCAACTTCTCCATCCACATGGCCCTGCGGGACCTGCGGCCCGCTGGTGAGTGcctgctgggggcagggggacAGCTGGGCTGGGTGAGGGGGTCTGACTTTCTCCTGTCTTGCCTGCCAGGGTCCAAGACCCGGAAGATCCCATACCCCACCAAGAACCCCTTCACGTGGCTCTTCCTGCTGGTGTCCTGCCCCAACTACACCTACGAG GTGGGGTCCTGGATCGGTTTCGCCATCATGACGCAGTGTCTCCCAGGTGAGCCTGCCGCCCTCCCTCGGCGGGGCCCTGCCCCTCCGGGCCTGCAGCCCCTCCTTGACGCCCGTTCTTTCCTGCAGTGGCCCTGTTCTCCCTGGTGGGCTTCACCCAGATGA
- the NDUFB7 gene encoding NADH dehydrogenase [ubiquinone] 1 beta subcomplex subunit 7, with protein sequence MGAHLVRRYLGDTSVEPDPLQMPTFTPDYGLPERKEREMVATQQEMMDAQLSLQLRDYCAHYLIQLLKCKRDRFPNFLACKQERHDWHYCEHRDYVMRMKEFERERRLLQRKQRREKKAAELAKGQGPGKVDPQVAL encoded by the exons ATGGGGGCGCACCTCGTCCGGCGCTACTTGGGCGATACCTCGGTGGAGCCCGACCCCTTGCAGATGCCAACTTTCACGCCCGACTACGGCTTGCCCGAACGCAAGGAGCGCG AGATGgtggccacacagcaggagatgaTGGACGCGCAGCTGAGTCTCCAGCTGCGGGACTACTGTGCCCACTACCTCATCCAGCTGCTCAAGTGCAAGCGCGACAGGTTCCCCAACTTCCTGGCCTGCAAGCAGGAGCGGCACGACTGGCACTACTGCGAGCACCGCGA CTATGTGATGCGCATGAAGGAGTTTGAGCGGGAGCGGAGGCTGCTCCAGCGAAAGCAGCGGCGGGAGAAGAAGGCGGCAGAGTTGGCCAAAGGCCAGGGACCCGGGAAAGTGGACCCCCAGGTGGCCCTGTAG